The Streptomyces sp. YIM 121038 sequence GCAGAAGGTGCCCCGCCAGTGGCCAGGCTTGTGGGGGGTCTCCCATTGTGAAGGTGCGTCCGGGCGGTGTGGCGTGGGCTCCAATGGGTTCATGCGTCTTGCCGTTGGTGTTGCTCACCGCTGCTGCTCCTTGTCGTCCGTGTTGGAGGTGAGTGTGAGGGTTTCTTCCAGCAGTACCTCGACAATCTTGGATTCGGGGGCGGTGTCGATGACCTGGCCGTGGCGCTAGATCTGGCCGTTGCCGTTGCCGTCGTGCCCCCGTAGAAGGCCACCACCACCCGCGTCATATCCACAGCGCTATCCGGCAACCGGTACAGCCGGGCAAGCCCAGGCGGGCCGCCCACCAGCACCACCAGCCACCCTGAGTCGGCTACCGTCTCGATCTCGGCCGCCATGCCAGCCTCTTCGCCCACGGGCTCGCACCCCGGAGCCGTCGTGTCCGGAGCGGAACCTTCAATGCAGTTGTCTCGCGCAGCGCCATTTTGTCAATCCCCAGGAAACCTCGACCCGAGTTCGACAGTTGGTGGGCACACCTGCACGCCGACACTGGTCGCCGTCGAGCACTCGATCATTGCCGCGATCTGTCACATACTCAACGACAACGTTCCCTACCACGAGCTGGCGGCGGCTACTTCACCCAACTGAGCTTCCCCCGAGATGCGGAGTCTGTTGACAGTGGGTCAGATGGTTCTCATGAGAAGAACATCGACCATGGTTGCACCCCGGAAATCCTCGCTGGAGTTGCGTGAGCGCGCGGTACGGATGTACCGCACCACCTCCCAGCGCTCGTGATACAGCCTGACCAGCGCGTCCACCGGGTAGCGGCCGTGGTCCATCAGGTTGGTGACCAGCCGCCACCGCTCCTGCCTGCTGCTGCCGTCGGCGAAGGCCACGGTGATGTGGGTGCGTTGCTTCTTGAGTGATGTGGGTGGTTGCGGTCACGCTGCGGGGGCGGGTTGTCCCTGGTAGCGGACGGCGTGGGTGTGCAGGTGGTCGAGTTCGGTGAAGGAGCGCCAGTACCGCTCGACGTTGCCGTTGTCGATGACGGCGCGCAGGAGGAGGACCGCCTCGGTGCCGGGCAGGCTTCCTCTGGCCCCGGTCGTGTCCAGGCGGTCCTTGACGAGGAGGCGGCAGCTTCCCTCGATCACCCCGGTCGCGATGGGCCAGCCCATAGTGAGGGTGAGGTGGTAGCGCAGGCAGGGCTCCTTGGCCTGCAGGGGAGGCGGCGGTGCGGGCGACGGCGGGCAGTTGCTTCGCGTCATCGGGGCGGGTGCGCAGGTGCTGGCGCAGTGCGACGACGCGGGGACTGTGCCCGTCCAGCACGGTGCGGGCGGCGCCGGCGGCCCAGGCCGCGCGCGCTGCGTGGCCTGGGTGGAGGTCCTCGGCGGCCCGCCACAGATATTCGATTACATGCACGATGTCCACGGTCGTGTCCGCATGGACGCCGCGGGTGCCCGCTTCCCTTGCGATGCACCCGGTCGGGTTGGTGGTTGGCGCCGTCGACCGGGACGATCCGGCGGCGCCGGTGGTCGGGGTCTCGCTGTTCGGTGTGGTCAAACATGGCGGTGACCATGGCCGCGGCGGACCGCTGAAGGGAGCCCAGGTGTCGGCCCCGTGCGCGCGGGCCGTGGGTGCGGGCAGCGCGTTCGGCCGCGGTGGCCGGCAGGACGTCCGCACCGGTGCGTGGGACCCCCACGCACCGGTGCGTGGGACCGGGTCGGCGTCGTAGATAACGAAGACGGTCGCCATCCGCCGGCGACCGGTGTGCTCGCGACTGGACAGCTGGGCCGAGGGCGGCTTGGGGCCGTCGGCTGCCCGTGCGGTGCGGACCGGCTCCCGCGGATCAGACGGGATCATGTTCACGCCGGTCGCGTCGCAGCTGAGCACCAGCAGCCGGTCCCCCTCGCTGCCGGCGGCCGGGGCGGACACACCCTGCTGGCAGAAGGCGGGGATGCGGGCGGCGACGCGACAGGCGATCTCCATCAACTGCCCGGTGCCGGGCCGGCGGCCGGTGGTGCGCTCAAGGTGCGCGCCCGCCCGGCGCAGGGGTGTCTGTGCGGCCTCGAGGGCGACGGCGCGCTGCAGCGGGGAGGAGCAGACCTGCTGCGGCAGGGACAGGGCGGCGTCGCCGGGGTGCAGGTTGGCCGCACCGGGGGCGCGGTAAGCCATCCCGGTCGCCTCCACCCGGCCCAGCGTGGTGGCCAGCAGCCGGCGGTGGCTCCGTTCGGCCCAAGGACGCACCACCGTGTCGCTGCCCGTGACGACCTCCACGCGCACCTCGGCGGCGGCGCGGGCATCCACCTGGGGTAGCGCCGAGGGAAGCCCAAAAGCCGCCAGATCTTGATCGTGGTGGGTCTTTTCAGCTCCGGGTGTGAGCCCCGAGGGCGTTGACGCGGTTCTCGTACTCGCGGCGGGCCTTCCGCTGGGCCGGGATCGCCGCGGTGCCGTCGAGAGGCTGGCAGCGGTCGAGGAGTTGGCGGTGGACCGCGGGAGTGGCGGTGAACGGGCCGGGGACCTGGGGCGCGGACATGTAAGGCGCCACCGGGTCTTCTTCCTTGCCCGGTCTGGCTCCTCACCCGACCAGCAAGAAGGAGGCCCGTCCCCGTACCGGCAGGAAACCCGCGCACCGCGGCACCTCCACGCGCCAGGGTGAAGAGGCCGCCCGGGGTCTGCACCACCCGCCCGGCGGCAGTAGCCTTCTTCAACTGGTGGCGCACCCGCTCCACTTCACGGGACACCGCCTCCAGCCCGAGCCCCTCCACCACCTGCCGACACCGCACCGGACCGGCCTACGCGGCCAGCACCCCCAGCATCCGCCCCGTGAACTCGCCAGCTTCCTCGGCAGCTTGAATGCCGACGGGACCCGACACCTCCGCTCGCGGGGCCGGGGCCCGACCCCGACCCGGCCTCGCCGTGCGCCGCCGGGAGCCCGCCTACGACCTGGCATGCCGTCGCCACCCGGGCCAGCTCCTGCTCGCACACCACCAGCAGCCCCGCGCCCCGCACGGCCTCCCCGCGCAACCGCTCCGCCTCCCGACGGCAGGCCGCCTCCCGCTCCCGCAGCAGCAAGAGCACCTCCCCACAGCCCATCCGGCCCCGCCTCACCCACACCAGCTGATCAACAGCTACCGCAACGAGAAACCCGGCCCACCAGACACACACTCGTCACTCAAGAGGAAACGCACCCCGGTGATGTTCGCCTCGACGATCCTGACCGGCAGGCGGCCGTAGCCGAAGACGGACAGGTAGGACCCGTCGGGCAGCCGGCGCATGGCTATGGAGGTTTCTTGCGGAGGCGTTTGTCGACGTCTTCGGGAGGCCGACATAGCCACGGCGTAGGACCAGCGGGGTGCGGGCCAGGCGGGAACGGATCAGAAAGTCGGCTCCCTCGGCCTGGATCGCTTTCATCAGCTCCCAGCCGTCGAAGCCGCGGTCGGCCAGCAGGAGCATTCCGGCACGCAGGTGCCCAAACAGCGAGGACGCGTACGCGGTCTCCCCTTCGCAAAACGGGCCGAAGACCGCGCCGAGCACGGCCCGGGTCCCCGTCTCGACCAGGACCAGCAGCCTCAGCAGCGGATAGCCGTTCTCGCCTCCCCCCTTGGCCTTGCGCGTCCCGAACGTTGCCTTGTTCGCCGGTGCGTCGGGCACCTGCAGCGTCGTGCCGTCAAGCGCGACCGTGCGCAGGCCCCGCCAGAAGGCCCCGGGCGTGTCCCTCCAGGCGACAGAGTCGGCCAGCA is a genomic window containing:
- a CDS encoding transposase, which codes for MLADSVAWRDTPGAFWRGLRTVALDGTTLQVPDAPANKATFGTRKAKGGGENGYPLLRLLVLVETGTRAVLGAVFGPFCEGETAYASSLFGHLRAGMLLLADRGFDGWELMKAIQAEGADFLIRSRLARTPLVLRRGYVGLPKTSTNASARNLHSHAPAARRVLPVRLRLRPPAGQDRRGEHHRGAFPLE